The sequence below is a genomic window from Acidilobus saccharovorans 345-15.
AGGGCTAAAAGGCAGTGATAGGTGTGTTTGCACTATGGCGTGATCAACGCAATTGTATTATGGTTTTGACCTTAAGGTTTTCAAGCGTGAACACGTCATAGAGGTATTTAAGGGCCGAAGAGCGTGCGGTGATGGGGAAGAGCTTGAGCCAGGAAGGCAGTCATCAGAACAAACGACCCTCGCTCATGCTTATAGTTGTTGCAATGTTCCTGATAATTGTGGGCGGCGCCGTAAGCCTAGCGTACGCCATGTCGATGTTTTCAGCGTCCTACAACCCTAACTCTAACCTCACTAAGACGCTCTACAACGAGTCCCTGGCCAGAGGATATAATTACACAGTCGCGCAAATTCAGTCCCTTATGAGGCAGGCCTCTGAGGCGATAATGGGCGTAAGCGCGTTTATGATAGTGCTTGGGGTTCTCACATGGCTCTTCGTCTACAGGCCTGACACCGCCGGGCAGTACTCAAGGGCCTCCCTAAGCGCCCTTATGCTAGGGATACTTTACATACTGGTCGGCCTGGAGGGCCTAGCCTACAGCCTGCTCCTCTGTATCATTGGTGGTGGCATTCTGATATACGTTTGGTATAATCTAAGGAAGTACGCAAGGCTTGCGGCCGTTGCCGCCTCGCCAAGCGATTCAGGTAGCATGCAGGGCGGCATGTAGTCATCAATACTGAGCCTTTTAAGTATAACTTATGGCAGAGCCTATAAGGACCCGTAATGGTTGTGCTCGAGGCCCCGGCAGTCAAGGTCTACGAGTCGCCAAAAGCTAAGTGCGTTAAGTGCGGAGCTCCGGCCAGGATTAGGCTAAGCTACGCCAACGCCTGGTTCTGCGATAAGCACTTCAAGGAGTACGTCAAGGAGAGGGTAAAGAACAACATCATAAAGTACAACATGGTGAAGAGGGGCGAGACGCTCCTGGTGGCCGTCTCCGGCGGCAAGGACAGCGTAACTCTCATGAACGTGCTTGACGAGATAGCCCCAGAGCTGGGAGTTAACATAGTTGCAGTTCACATAGTTCTAGGCATGGGCGAGTTCTCCGAGAAGTCCCTTGAAGCCTTCAGGGACTCCTGCTCAAAGGCTAAGAACGTTAAGTGCGTCACAGTGGACCTCAAGGAGCTCCTGGGAATGTACATGCCCGAGATAATAAGGCGCAGCAGGAGGCCGGCCTGCAGCGTCTGCGGCCTAGTTAAAAGGTACATACTTAACGCTATGGCCGTGTCCTTAGGCGCCTCGTCAATAGCCACTGGACATCACATGAACGACCTCATGACCTATGCCATCAAGAACTTCATGGAGCAGAAGCTTGACAACATAACCAAGCTAGGGCCGGTCAGCGAGTCCGAGGGCTCGGCCGTCAAGAGGGTGAGGCCCCTTTATGACATCTACGAGGACGAGACCAGGGCCTTCGTCAAGGTCTACGGCCTGAACTATGTTGACATAGAGTGCCCCTTTAAGTCGACCTTGACGCTTGAGGTGATAATAAAGGATATGCTCAGCAGGGCTGAGAGCGAGAGCCCCAGCCTTACGATATCCGCGGCCAGGGCGCTCGCGAGGAACCTGCCATCATACCCGAGGCCTGCCAGTCCGCCCAACAGGTGCCGCCTCTGCGGCATGCCGTCAAACGGTGACGTCTGCGGCTTCTGCAGGCTAACTATGAGCCTGACAGGCGCCCCGCTGGGGCCTGAGGTGAGAAGCCGCATAGAGGGCATGATGAGCAGCTTAAGGACTAGCTGATAATTCTTGAAAGCCGCGTCAGGAGCCTCGCGCCCTTGGCTGTGACTAAGACCATGTCCTCCACTCTGACCCCGTAGACCCCTGGGATATAGAATCCTGGCTCCACGGTCACCACCATGTTCTTCTCAAGCACGTCTGTTGACGCCGGGGCCAAGTAGGGCACCTCGTGAACCTCCACCCCAACGCCGTGGCCAAGCCCGTGGTTGTAGAACTTGTCCAGGCCCTCCTTGGCGAGCACCCTGCGTGAAGCCAGATCAGGGCTCCTGGCCTCGACCCCTGGGGCTATCTGATCTACAGCAGCTGCCTGGGCCTCCGCGACAAGCTCAATGAGCCTCTTATACTCAGCCCCTCCCTCCCCGTGCCACATGCTTCTAGTCGTGTCACTGGCGTAGCCATACATGTCTGCGCCGAAGTCTATCAGCACGGGGCCAGGCTTCTGGAGCCTGACGGGCGTCGGCGTGTGGTGCGGCAGCGCTGTATGGTCATAGAATGCCACAATTGTCGGAAATGACTCGCCCCAGGCGCCCTGCCTCATCAATGACGAGTAGAAGGCGGCCTCGACCTCGCTCTCTGACGGGCTGGAGTCCAGCAGCTCTATGGCCTCCCTGAAGGCCTGCTCTGCCGCGGCTATTGAGTCAAGTATCGCCTGCACCTCCCAATCGTCCTTTATGGCTCTCACCTTAGCTATTGAGCTGCTCAAGTCCCTTGCCTGAAGCTGCTGGGCTACGTTGAGAGAGGCGTAGTCAGCCCACTGAAGGTCAGCCCCTATTGACTTAACATTGCAGTTTCCTAGGACCTGTTTGACAGCGTCTGTGAGCCCTCCGCTTATTAGGTCGCTCTGGGGCACCATTGCCATGCCTACTGAGGCCTCGCCCGACCTTCTGTAGAATGCCTTGACTGCCACGTCCTTAGGCGACATCGATGAGACCCTGTTATAGTCAAGGACCGAGGTGAGTATCACGTCGCCGCAGTCCCTAGTTATCAACATGGCTCCGGTGGGCTCCCTTATGCCCGTGGCGTACGTTATGTTTGGGGCCCCTAGGAGCAGCAGGGCGTCCACGGACTCCCTGTCGAGGAGGTCGCGAAGCTTCCTCCTGTTCAGATCCCACCTAGCCTCCAAACCACGCACCGAGGACTTGCGGCCGGGCCGCCAAAATAAACGCTGGCCCTATCGCTCACACTATCCTTACCCTGTTCACCTTCTTGTTCTGCCACGAGTACCTCCTCATCCTCTTGCTCCTGCCGAAGCCGCAGGCGGCGCAGTAGCCCTTAGCTACGTTAAACGCCCTCCTCCCGCACCTCCTGCACACTATGTGCGTGTACCCCCTTCCCATCTTGCCAAACGAGGCCGTTCCCTTGACCACTGCCAATCACCTTTTCACTTAACCGGGCTTATGGCTACTATGCTGTCGCCCCTGACTAGCACCGTGCCGAGGCTTCTCGAGCCCCTCTCTGTAAGCTCCTCCGCGTTCTCAAGCACCAGGTTCAGGTGCTGGTCAAAGCTCTTCAGCACTCCCTTGACGCCCTCGCCTCCCTTGAGCTTGACGTAGACGCTGGCGTTCAGGTACTCATTCATTACCTTGAAAGTGTTCGTCCTCTCTGCCTGATTTGCCATGTACTTTCACCTGCAGTGGCTGGGCCCCAAGGAGTTAAAAGCGTGCGTGAGGTTATGTGATATAAGGGCGGTCGACCTCCATTATAAGGAGGGCTTTCCAACAACCCTTATTTTAACCCGCCCTAGATACAGGGAACTGAAGGGCCCGTAGCCCAGCCAGGATCAGGGCGCCAGCCTGCGGAGCTGGAGGTCCCGGGTTCAAGTCCCGGCGGGCCCGTAGCCCGCTTAAACTAGGCCGCGAACCTGTCAAGGCCTACGCCCTCGTGGCCTCTTCCCTTGATTGAGGCGGCCTCCTCCTTCCTCCCGAAGAACTCAAGTATAGAGGCCACGGTCGCGGGGCCTATGCCTGGAATCCTCAACAGCTCCTGAGGGCTTGCGGTTGCCAGGGACTCGAGGGTCTTGAAGCCGGCGTTATAGAGCCTCCTAGCCCTGACCCTCCCGACGCCGGGTATCTCCACGAGCTGCAGCAGCTCGGGCTTGACGCCCTCCTCTATGCGCTTTGACAGAAGCCTCAGCTTCTCTGAGACCTCCTCAGGGAGCCCTGCCGCGGGGGCCACCTCGGCCAGAGAGCTGGCTATCCACTTCGCCGTGTCGATTATCGAGGCGACGTCGCCTGGACCAACATCATAGGTCTCAGCAATTTTGTCGTCTGGAACCTCCTCTATCCAGTCGAGGAGGGCCAGAGTGGTCTTGAGA
It includes:
- a CDS encoding 50S ribosomal protein L37e; this encodes MVKGTASFGKMGRGYTHIVCRRCGRRAFNVAKGYCAACGFGRSKRMRRYSWQNKKVNRVRIV
- a CDS encoding M24 family metallopeptidase translates to MEARWDLNRRKLRDLLDRESVDALLLLGAPNITYATGIREPTGAMLITRDCGDVILTSVLDYNRVSSMSPKDVAVKAFYRRSGEASVGMAMVPQSDLISGGLTDAVKQVLGNCNVKSIGADLQWADYASLNVAQQLQARDLSSSIAKVRAIKDDWEVQAILDSIAAAEQAFREAIELLDSSPSESEVEAAFYSSLMRQGAWGESFPTIVAFYDHTALPHHTPTPVRLQKPGPVLIDFGADMYGYASDTTRSMWHGEGGAEYKRLIELVAEAQAAAVDQIAPGVEARSPDLASRRVLAKEGLDKFYNHGLGHGVGVEVHEVPYLAPASTDVLEKNMVVTVEPGFYIPGVYGVRVEDMVLVTAKGARLLTRLSRIIS
- a CDS encoding LSm family protein; this translates as MANQAERTNTFKVMNEYLNASVYVKLKGGEGVKGVLKSFDQHLNLVLENAEELTERGSRSLGTVLVRGDSIVAISPVK
- a CDS encoding ATP-binding protein, with product MVVLEAPAVKVYESPKAKCVKCGAPARIRLSYANAWFCDKHFKEYVKERVKNNIIKYNMVKRGETLLVAVSGGKDSVTLMNVLDEIAPELGVNIVAVHIVLGMGEFSEKSLEAFRDSCSKAKNVKCVTVDLKELLGMYMPEIIRRSRRPACSVCGLVKRYILNAMAVSLGASSIATGHHMNDLMTYAIKNFMEQKLDNITKLGPVSESEGSAVKRVRPLYDIYEDETRAFVKVYGLNYVDIECPFKSTLTLEVIIKDMLSRAESESPSLTISAARALARNLPSYPRPASPPNRCRLCGMPSNGDVCGFCRLTMSLTGAPLGPEVRSRIEGMMSSLRTS